From one Nycticebus coucang isolate mNycCou1 chromosome 14, mNycCou1.pri, whole genome shotgun sequence genomic stretch:
- the LOC128565315 gene encoding olfactory receptor 51E2 yields MGSAASTASPSPSPTSLVPAMSSCNFTHATFVLIGIPGLEESHFWMGFPLLSMYAVALFGNCIVVFIVRSERSLHAPMYLFLCMLAAIDLALSTSTMPKILALFWFDSREISFEACITQMFFIHALSAIESTILLAMAFDRYVAICHPLRHAAVLNNTVTVQIGMVAVVRGSLFFFPLPLLIKRLAFCHSNVLSHSYCVHQDLMKLAHADTLPNVVYGLTAILLVMGMDVMFISLSYFLIIRTVLQLPSKAERARAFGTCVSHIGVVLAFYGPLIGLSVVHRFGNSLDPIVHVLMGDVYLLLPPVINPIIYGAKTKQIRTRVLALFKISCDKDLQNAEGK; encoded by the exons ATGGGCTCA GCTGCCAGTACAGCTTCACCTTCACCCAGTCCCACCTCCTTAGTGCCAGCTATGAGTTCCTGCAACTTCACACATGCCACCTTTGTGCTTATCGGTATCCCAGGACTAGAAGAATCCCACTTCTGGATGGGCTTCCCACTCCTTTCAATGTATGCTGTGGCTCTGTTTGGAAACTGCATTGTGGTCTTTATCGTCAGGTCAGAGCGCAGCCTGCACGCTCCCATGTACCTCTTTCTCTGCATGCTGGCGGCCATCGATCTGGCCTTGTCCACATCCACTATGCCCAAGATCCTTGCCCTCTTCTGGTTTGACTCCCGGGAGATTAGCTTTGAGGCCTGCATTACCCAGATGTTCTTTATCCATGCCCTCTCAGCCATAGAATCCACCATCCTGCTGGCCATGGCCTTTGACCGTTACGTGGCCATCTGCCATCCACTGCGCCATGCTGCAGTGCTCAACAATACAGTAACAGTTCAGATTGGCATGGTGGCTGTGGTCCGTGGGTCCCTCTTCTTTTTCCCACTGCCTCTGCTCATCAAACGACTGGCCTTCTGCCACTCCAACGTGCTCTCACACTCCTATTGCGTGCACCAGGATTTGATGAAGTTGGCCCATGCAGACACATTGCCCAATGTGGTCTATGGTCTTACTGCCATTCTGCTGGTCATGGGTATGGATGTCATGTTTATCTCCTTGTCCTATTTTCTGATAATAAGAACAGTTCTACAACTGCCTTCAAAGGCGGAGCGGGCCCGGGCCTTTGGAACCTGCGTATCACACATTGGAGTGGTACTGGCCTTCTACGGGCCACTGATTGGCCTCTCAGTGGTACACCGTTTTGGAAATAGCCTTGATCCCATTGTGCATGTTCTCATGGGTGATGTCTACCTGCTACTGCCTCCTGTGATCAATCCCATCATCTATGGTGCCAAGACCAAGCAGATCAGAACACGGGTACTGGCTTTATTCAAGATCAGCTGTGACAAAGACCTTCAGAATGCAGAAGGCAAGTGA
- the LOC128565316 gene encoding olfactory receptor 51F2-like — MSALQNTTSPSIIFLLTGVPGLEAFHTWISIPFCLLYVTALSGNSLILFIIITQPSLHEPMYYFLSMLSTTDLGLSISTLATMLGIFWFNAREISFNACLSQMFFIKFFTVMESSVLLTMAFDRFVAISNPLRYATILTDYRIAQIGVAIVIRGTLMLTPMVALLKRLSYCRSHVLHHSYCFHPDVMKLSCTDTRINSAVGLTAMVSTVGVDSVFILLSYVLIIKTVLSIASSEERKKTFSTCISHIVAVAVFYIPLISLSFVHRFGKRAPAYVHTLIANTYLLIPPVMNPIIYSVKTKQIRRAVIKVLHYKETKL, encoded by the coding sequence ATGTCAGCTTTGCAGAACACCACATCCCCCTCCATCATTTTCCTGCTAACTGGTGTTCCTGGGCTGGAAGCCTTCCACACCTGGATCTCCATTCCCTTCTGCCTCCTCTATGTAACTGCCCTCTCGGGAAACAGCCTGATTCTCTTCATCATCATCACTCAGCCCAGCCTCCATGAGCCCATGTACTATTTCCTCTCCATGCTGTCCACCACTGACCTTGGCCTGTCCATATCCACTCTGGCCACTATGCTGGGTATATTCTGGTTCAATGCCAGGGAGATCAGCTTTAATGCCTGCTTGTCCCAGATGTTCTTTATTAAATTCTTCACTGTCATGGAATCCTCAGTGCTGTTGACCATGGCTTTTGATCGGTTTGTAGCCATCTCTAATCCCCTAAGGTATGCCACCATTTTAACTGACTATAGGATAGCTCAAATTGGAGTAGCAATTGTCATCAGGGGGACCCTTATGCTGACACCAATGGTAGCGCTTCTTAAAAGGCTGTCCTACTGCCGTAGCCACGTGCTGCACCACTCCTACTGTTTCCACCCCGATGTGATGAAGCTCTCGTGCACAGACACCAGGATCAACAGTGCAGTAGGGCTGACTGCCATGGTCTCTACTGTTGGAGTGGACTCAGTCTTCATCCTCCTTTCTTATGTTTTGATCATTAAGACTGTGCTCAGCATTGCGTCttcagaagagaggaaaaaaacctTCAGCACATGTATCTCCCATATTGTGGCTGTTGCTGTATTCTATATCCCCTTGATCAGCCTGTCCTTTGTTCACAGATTTGGGAAACGGGCCCCTGCCTATGTACACACCCTGATTGCTAACACCTACCTGCTGATCCCTCCTGTAATGAACCCCATCATCTACAGTGTGAAGACCAAACAGATACGTAGAGCTGTGATAAAAGTTCTCcattacaaagaaacaaaattatag